The Bos indicus x Bos taurus breed Angus x Brahman F1 hybrid chromosome 15, Bos_hybrid_MaternalHap_v2.0, whole genome shotgun sequence genome includes a window with the following:
- the STX3 gene encoding syntaxin-3 isoform X4, which produces MDEFFSEIEETRVNIDKISEHVEEAKRLYSVILSAPIPEPKTKDDLEQLTTEIKKRANNVRNKLKSMERHIEEDEVQSSADLRIRKSQHSVLSRKFVEVMTKYNEAQVDFRERSKGRIQRQLEITGKKTTDEELEEMLESGNPAIFTSGIIDSQISKQALSEIEGRHKDIVRLESSIKELHDMFMDIAMLVENQGEMLDNIELNVMHTVDHVEKAREETKRAVKYQGQARKKLVIIIVIVVVLLGILALIIGLSVGLK; this is translated from the exons ATCGAGGAGACGCGCGTCAACATTGACAAGATCTCTGAGCACGTGGAGGAAGCGAAGAGGCTCTACAGTGTCATCCTGTCTGCGCCCATCCCTGAGCCAA AAACCAAGGACGACCTGGAGCAGCTCACGACCGAGATCAAGAAGAGGGCCAACAATGTCCGGAACAAACTGAAGA GCATGGAGAGGCACATTGAGGAAGACGAGGTGCAGTCGTCGGCAGACCTTCGGATTCGGAAATCCCAG CACTCCGTCCTGTCCCGGAAGTTTGTGGAGGTGATGACCAAGTACAACGAGGCCCAGGTGGACTTTCGTGAGCGCAGCAAAGGGCGGATCCAGCGGCAGCTCGAGATCA CTGGCAAAAAGACCACCGACGAGGAGCTGGAGGAGATGCTGGAGAGTGGGAACCCTGCCATCTTCACCTCTGGG ATCATCGACTCTCAGATTTCCAAGCAAGCCCTCAGTGAGATCGAGGGCCGGCACAAGGACATCGTGAGGCTGGAGAGCAGCATCAAGGAGCTTCACGACATGTTCATGGACATCGCCATGTTGGTGGAGAACCAG GGGGAGATGTTAGATAACATAGAGCTGAATGTCATGCACACGGTGGATCACGTGGAGAAGGCTCGGGAGGAGACCAAGAGAGCCGTCAAGTACCAGGGTCAGGCCCGGAAG AAATTGGTAATTATCATTGTGATAGTGGTTGTGTTGCTGGGCATTTTAGCGTTGATTATCGGACTTTCCGTTGGGCTGAAGTAA